The genomic interval ttcggcccaactcgtccatgccgaccaaggtgctcatctaagctagccccatttgcccgcgtttggcccatgacAGGTGTGACAATGTAGTAATACTGGTGTACGTTTGTATCCACAGATGTGTTTATTTATGCATTGACTGGTAGAAAAATGTCTAATGCATTTGAAATCCTTATAAACAACAATGCAGAGAACTGTTTGATCCGCTGAAATTGTATGTACTGGGAATGACTTGAAAAGGGCTCATTCCCTGGAAATCAAATCGATGGAAAATAATTAGGAAGGGATCTGGTTCATTGGAATTCTACACAATGGAAGTCAACAGTAATAGTTTGAACCTAAACATTTTACAGAATTGATCATCTTCCACCAAGTGCAActcctttaatttcaatttagtCATTATTCTTACTTGCAAATTATGTCTTCCTTGCACATATCCTGCAGCTTTAGgcaattctgtttctctgattCCTCGAAGGAACAAGCAGGGACAATGGTCTGGCGCCTGCGTTCAGCACATCGACTGTCCTCACAGGGACAAAAAAGGACTGGGTATTTGTATTCCTCTGGCACGTGGTCGAAAAAGCGCCGAAGGCTTTTGTGACACTTATGTCTGTTGCAACCAAACTTGGAGGCAGGTTTGAGGCAGTTCTTGGCATAGTCAGTGCGGAACTGTTTACAATTCTCATCCACGTTGCAGGCTTTGGCAGCATCTAAGCAGTGGTTGACACTGGCTGGTGGTTGAACTTTTGTCCCTTCTGGAAAACaaaaagagaacaaaatagaaagaaaattgaaatcaatttggGTCAGAGTCAATGGCATGCGGCAACAAATGAAATTAGGCAGCCTATAGGTAACTCCAGTTTAGCCACTTTGTGTTTACTCAGCTATACCTTCATGTAGTTTTCTTGTAGCCAACCAGATGACACATATCAAAATCTACTTGCATTTTTAATACTTATTTGCCTCTGAGTTAAAAGCCTTATAGGTTCAAACTCTACTGCAGATTcatgagcacataatccaggctgacacaccTTTACGGTACAGCACGGTTCTGTGGGAGTGCAATCTGTTGAAGTTTCAAGTGGGGCTCTCTCAGGCAGACataaagattccatggcactatttcgAAGAATGGACAGGGGAGTTATCCCTGATGCCCTAAGCAGTATTTATCCTTCAGAAGCTATTGTTGATTTGTTGTTTGAGGGGTCCTGCACTTCCAATGATGTAAAGATTTCAAAACTACCATTGGCTGCAATGATCTTTGAAATATCATAAATTACGAATGGTGCAATGTGAATTCTGGTGAATTATTCTTGGTTAGACTGGTTTTTAATCCTACTACAGTTGGTGAAGATGTAGGGAACTGGCCAGTTACTACTTCAGATAGTTCCCAAGAATACACGTTATCAGTTTCCTACTTGCCTAACAATACCACAAGTTAACCTTGCAGCAAACTGCATTGGCAGACAATTATGGTTCCTGTTTTAGTAAAAGCTACTACAGATAGTGGAGAAGGTACAAATTAGATTGACAACATGATACAGGAACAGAGAGCCTGTACCTATTGTTAACACTGAGGAGGCTGGACTGTTTGTTCTGGAAAAGAGATGTTTGGGGGAGACCCATGTCAGGGGTAGATACAAAGGAAATAATTGAAGTTTTGATGAGTACAAGAAATGGGCCACTAATATCACCAATAAATCTGAAAAGGaatacagaagaaatttctcccagaGAAAGTGGAACTTGCTAGCACATAGCTAAGGCAAATAACATAAATGTTGTTAAGGCTAAGCCATGTAATcacatgaggaagaaaggaataaaaggatatgcATTTAGGAGGCTCAATCATACTGCTTCATTAAACCTAAATGCGTTtcctttcattcctttctttctcatGTGATTATACAGCTTAGCCTTAAAAAATGTTATTTGTCTCAACTGTGATAGCAAATTCCTGTTGGGCCAAAagatctgtttctgtgccttaACTTCTACATAAAGCTCCAATATAAAACTGGGCCATTGTGCCCAGAAATCCCACTCTTTACAAACTGATCACAGCTTCAATATTTTACACAACTTGTATTTTCCTAAATACTTCTTACTTGTCTCTTGATGCAGTTTGCACCACTGGCTTCAGTGACCCTCAGGAGTCACTAATTCAAGAATTCTAAATGACCAGCTcagatttggtggggggggggtggaagaggtgGGGTTTACATTTAATAATGAATCGTCAAAAAATGCGTCACTGGCTACTATCTGATCAAATGATACTTAAATTAGAGAAGTCCTGGAAATGAGTCTGGAGTCTAATCAAGGGTTGACAATACCTAAAAAAGGTCAATAGAGAAGGGCACAATGAGTGTGGTGTTATCAATTCTAGTGTAATGTCAATTTTATGACACAGCGTTATCCAGTTTACAGCCTGTTACAACTCCATAGTCCTTTGGTCAAGCAAGAACTATCTGCAGGTTATTGACATAAGTGATGTTGACaccagtcatttaaaaattgttatattCTTTACAAGAAATATTCCGCATCTGATTACATGAAAACTCGATAATTCCTTGTGGAAATCTACTCTGTCTCCCCCTCAAAAGGATACAAAAGCTCCCAACCCAGTATTTTACCCATATAAAATACGTTTTACAGGTTGCAGTACCTGATACCAGAGAAGCAAGTCTACCATAGTCCAAATACCACGATGGATCCCACATTGAATACTCATAGGGTGATGTGTCAAACTCATTGTAACCTACAGGAAAGGAAAGACAAGGCAGCTTATTCAACACCTCACTGTTCACTCAAACAAACATCGTACATTCGGCTTCTACTACCTCCTGCTTCAGTGCCGGTCTCTGAAAACCAGCAACTTCAGAGCAGGCCCCTCAGCCTCTCAGACATGATTTTGCATTCAGTAAGATCGAGGCCGACCTCATTCTAATCTCAACTCCGCACTTGCGTCTAAACAAGGTGATTTTTCACCCCCTTGATCATCAAGGATCTATCTACCTTTGCTTTAAAAatcatcaaagactctgcttccaccactctttgaagaagagagttccaaaagcTTCCTAGAGCATAAAAATTGCCTCACCTTTCTCTTAAATGGGAGACCTTTTGTTTTTAAGCAGTGAGCCCTAGCTCCAGATTCTTCCAggagagaaaacatcctctccacatcatcCTGTCAACACCCTCAGGGTTTATGTCTCCCCCTCAAAAGAATACACATCATCACTTGTTGACAGAATATGACATCTGATGACGCACTATATAACATTGCTGTCTCTCAATTTTTATTCCACGGTTCAGACCAGAGCACAGCTCTACTGCTTGCTGGCACAGTGACTGAGACTGCTCCAACTGTTTCACTCAGTGTCACAGAAGCTATTGAAGGACAAGAACATTTCATCACAGTGTCAAAACAACAACCTTCGGCTGTAATAAAGCCTAAAAATGCTGGGGacactcagaaggtcagcagCATCACTGGAGAGAATAGTTTATGCTTCAGgtcatctgatgaaaggttattttccctaaacattaactctgtttctcactccatagatgctgcctgacttgctgagtgtccttagcattttctgtttttgtttcagatttgcagcatctgcaggtttttttttgctttccaaccTTCCGCTGGAAGTGTGTTAACCCTTAGTTCCTCCTTTCTGTTTGTCTTGGATTTCAGCCAAGTCCTTTTCTAAACTGGTGCATTTTATTTCAGCTGATAAGGAGGGAATCATCTGAGGATCCCCAATTCCATGCCCTCTTTTAGTTTATTGTAAAGTATGAAATCCTCAGGGTCAACCCTTGCACGATCACCCAATGTAACAAATAAAAGATCATTTGTCCCCCCCTTGAACTGCAGAGCTCACAAACATTTGAGTTGCAACTCCTAAGTACGCACAATGTTCAATGGATGAAAAGGAGCCACATGCTCCTATTTGATCCTGTACAATACGTATGTATCTTTAGATCAGTTCTCATCTAAACCACTGTGCAATTCAAGTAAGCAgtattttctccctctcttttcacTTTTACATCTCTCCAACTTTGATCACTATATTTTGTCCCCCATTCTCTCTCTTCCATCTCTATATATTATTCATCTGTCTTACTATCCCTGCTGATCGCTATGGGAAACCTCGGTATACCTGGGCCTTCCTATGTACCTGGGATGTGGCTCTGGTGCATGGTCCAGAATATTCGCAGGCAGTTCTTCTCTTTCTTCATTCCCCTTTTGCACTTGCAAGTGAAGAGCTGGTGGGACTGAAGAGCGAATGCAGCAATCATGCAATCATTCCTGGCTGCCGGCTGCAGGGAGCCCACCCCACTGTTAGCTGCACACTGCTTCAGCGTGTGGAACCTGGTGTTGCAGTCGGGGTCCAAGGTGCACTGCTTGGCTGCTGACAGGCAGTCATCAGGTGTTGTGATGTCATCTACCAGGACGTGATCTGTGGGAGAAAATGGCTTAAAATAATCAACCAAGAGCAATGCATTAGTGAAACAAGAATCTGCCTGTACATCCTGCAGGGGGTGTGCCTCCATCTTTGTCTATGCACGTGGGTGTGTTTATTTGCGTTTGCACAAACATTTCTGGCTGCATCTGATAACTGACCTGCTCCTCTTATCAGATGTGTACAATTCTGCCTTCATGTCTGCTGATTTCAATGTGGATGTTTCTCTGTGCATGTATCCATGTGTGCTTCATGTCTGTACACCGGTATGTGTGACATGTATTTCCTTGGGCACCAGAATGTACTATTTGCACACATTTCCAGTTGATATCCTTACTGgaagaaaaacaaatataaaactgTGATGATGAGTGGGGGGTCCTCGATATAAGAGAAAATTTTAGCCATGAGAAAGTAATCTAGCTGCATGAGAGTAGGATACTTACAGTACTTAAAAGAGGACAGTCTAGTCATGAGAGTGTAGTCTTAGTGTGGGtggggagagcaagagagagcaaGACTGAGAGAGAACTTCAGCAAGAGTGATTACAGCCTTAGGAAGAAGCTTTGCACCAGGGAGAGACATTTAATCACTGAGACTTTATTATCTTATTGACAATATAACCTTTTACCCTGGCAACAGCATCTTCAGCTCTCAATATGTGGACAGCACTATGCTCCACAGTCACAAACACCAGTTTAATCATGGCCTATATGACAAGTGCCTCTAGAATTGGTATAACAACCAGCTATGCTCAGACACAACTAGAAAGGACACTTAGATCTTGAAGCTGGTATTCAGATAAACTGGAAAGAGGGTGGAGAGTTTAGAAAAACTGGAAATAAAGGAGAAATGGAAAATCTCCTCCAACCTTTGCAGATATATTTATAAATTCTAATTGGGAATcacaatgttgcctgggataacTTATTCACAACTGTTAAGTAGGGTTAATGTATTCAGGAGAAACaattgggattaatttaatttgtgaACGATGATTAGGATTATTATATTCACCATTGCTAATTGGATTAATTTATTCACCAATTCTGCAATGTGCTGAATTGGATTAACTTGTTAAGGATTGGTGATTGAGATTAATTATTAGCTGattgcaatttatttatttactagcCAGTCTGGATTAATTTATGCATAAGTGGATCAGGTTAATTTGTTCAAAATCTGTGATATAGTGTCTCATTTTATGCTGGAAAAATCCAGTTGAAGCAATATGTTCCATTTTTTAATCTGGCTGATACCTTGCAGATTTTCCTGCCTTGCCCCCATCCCCTGAAAGCTCCAGTTCTTAGTTGAGACAAGTTCTTTGCAGCTCATTATGTCTGCAccatcaaaacaaaacattcaatTTATTCCCACTTTCTGGCTCCCAGTCTATAGCCTTCGAGTTAATAGCCACTCTGCTACAGGAAGTTGATCCTCTTATGCAATTTTTCCAGGTtcttcataactttatacatctcaattaatttttcccctcagcctctaaagAAAACAACATATAGAAAATTGGCAcagaacaaggaaagagagaGTAGTAAAGGCTGTGTTGTAGTAAAGGCTGTGTTGTAGTAAAGGCTGTGTTATATTCAGCAGGGACTGGCACTAAAACCActgattttcttaatatatattaacaacttgaacAATGGGTtaagggcacaatttccaaaagCTTTGTGAATTATTCTGTGAACTGTGAGAAGGAGAGTAAAAGACTTCAGGGAGATGGAGACAGTTGGAATGGGTGGATAggtggcagaagaaatttaatgctgagaaacatgaaatgttaaattttgggaggaagaataaGTAGAGGCAACATAATGTAGAGTGCACAAagtatgaggaaagatttctATGTGGATGTAAAGGGGATATATATGCATGGTTCATTAaagtggttgagcaggttgacAAGGTGGTTAAAAAGCATATAGGTTCTTGGACTTTTTCATGAACCTTAATAAAGTGCTGGTTTGACCACAAATGAAATTTTGATTCCAGTTCTGAGCAACATATtttaggaaagatgcaaaagTTACAAGagtctctcttctaccttctaagACAAatta from Pristis pectinata isolate sPriPec2 chromosome 4, sPriPec2.1.pri, whole genome shotgun sequence carries:
- the LOC127569548 gene encoding GDNF family receptor alpha-4-like — encoded protein: MMVPGVSLLLALVDHVLVDDITTPDDCLSAAKQCTLDPDCNTRFHTLKQCAANSGVGSLQPAARNDCMIAAFALQSHQLFTCKCKRGMKKEKNCLRIFWTMHQSHIPGYNEFDTSPYEYSMWDPSWYLDYGRLASLVSEGTKVQPPASVNHCLDAAKACNVDENCKQFRTDYAKNCLKPASKFGCNRHKCHKSLRRFFDHVPEEYKYPVLFCPCEDSRCAERRRQTIVPACSFEESEKQNCLKLQDMCKEDIICKSRLVDFQTNCQPSKKSASYCFRENYNACLQSYTGLIGTILTPNYVSNISSDVSIWCTCANSGNQHEECENLLSLFTSNNCLGNSINWYTSSALFRTSNNEYSVVTTTQQLSFNFPEKDEPNNDASPLVKLDTNKDCDRGGKLKASQEKSMSEKITDCNANSGSNTQSLSLIISHAITSLYIFIAIVENAI